The following nucleotide sequence is from Centropristis striata isolate RG_2023a ecotype Rhode Island chromosome 7, C.striata_1.0, whole genome shotgun sequence.
GAAGTGAACATTTCCTTCTTCTGTCAAAGTTGTGTGccatttttgtgatatttttaattgttaGCCTTCCTACTTGTGAACAATggactgttttttgtgttttggccACTTCACAGCTGCTGCCCCCTCAGCTGTGTGGAGGAAGGGCCCTTCTGTTCTTAAACATGTTTGCCAATGGCACACACCTACTCTCACATTCTCTTCATTAAAAGAACAATTAACAGACTTTTTCCATCAATCTGTGGACTTTAAAATGCATCTCTTTTAACTCAATATGAACTCACAAGAACATTATGAAtgctttgttgtcttttaaAGGGTGCTAATTTACAAGGGGTGAAGATGCTTTGTTCCAACGCAGAGGGGGCTTCTCTCAAAGGATGCAACTTTGAAGATCCATCTGGACTAAAGGCCAACCTGGAAGGTAATCTATCACAAGTCTTACCAAAGTAGATgcagtttcacatttttgttcatgttttaaCCAGATGTTTTTGTAATCAGGTGCTAATCTGAAAGGAGTTGACATGGAAGGAAGCCAAATGACCGGCATCAACCTGCGTGTGGCCACTCTGAAAAATGCAAAGCTGAAGAACTGTAACCTGCGGGGAGCCACTTTAGCAGGGACCGATCTCGAGGTGAGTTAGGGCCATCAGACAGGATTATCTCTCAAAATACTCATGTTGACTCAGCTGGCAGTCTTATTTCCAGCAACTTTCTAAGGCCTTAAAGAATGAACGAAACAGAACCAGAAATGTAGTAGTCTTTCTACCTTAGATTTCTACTTTGTTGATTTTTCAAGTAAACAAGGTGTTCCTGACTGGGGATTTTAATTAGATTTTGACAGACTGTCTTTGGGTTGACTTTGCCTTGTGCTTAAATAGAGGACAAGCTTTTTTAGTGTGCAtgtaataatcatttttttatatgaaacCTGGAGACTTCACCGATTCTTTTCCCTACGGGGTATCATGGCCATAAATGTTAGCCATTAATGTTGAGGGTTTACACAAAGCACACATAGAAAAAAGATGAAGTGATTAGTGATAGCAACCATCAGCAGCAATTTTCATAACCAATTTAAGTCACATTTTTAAAGGCACACTATGCAGGAGTTGtcgcttactgtttgtaaacactgccttcaaacttggtccCTCCTCACAGGCTCAGTGAAGGTGAAAGCAAGCCCCAGATTCACTTTGGTTTAGTTTGCCTCACTATATGAGCTTTGTCCACTTGGTGTTTTGCCTTGTTATATTTGCTTTGTTTCTTCTGTGCTTTGACAactattttgtaatgttgtgctcaaagagaaaatacaggcaggGTTTCTCAATATACAGACACCAATTGAGAAGAATTCTTTTTGTctatactttgttttttaagaaaagacATGCATGGTATACCTTTAATCTTAAAAAGGCATTAGCTTCAGCTTTTCCATTGggaatatttgacattttcttaCTCTTTCATGGCTGTAAAGTGAAAATATTCAGGCATCTTTTGCTGGTTGATAAAAACAAGCAATCTAAATATGTAAATTTATGCTTTTGGAACAGACGGAGAACTTTTACCCAGGAGACTGGCTTTTGTGTCCTGtctgataattaaaaaaatatgttatttgaaGTAATGAAGCttacgtgcatttattttacttttttgactATCTTAAATAACCCCCAACGATGAACCAAACTGCTACCATTTCACGTTAACGatatgtttaaaacagcgatgTACATAGAGGACGCATTGCTCTCCTGCAACCAGTAGGGGCGCTACATTTGGAGGGTCAGATTTGAGGGTAGGGTTAGACCTATGAGGTTATATGTTTCAGAGGTTTTTTTCACCAGACTAATTTTATCctcttgttttactgttttgtcTCTAATACCTTTTTTGCAGAACTGTGATTTATCCGGCTGCGATCTACAAGAAGCAAACCTGAGAGGGTCCAATGTGAAAGGAGCCATTTTTGAGGAGATGCTGACCCCTCTGCACATGTCACAGAGTGTCAGATAACTCAGCAGTGTCCGGTGCAGGGGCCACCGCTGGCTTCTTTATCGCCCTTTCCCTCCAGCCTACCCAACAGCATATTCCCTTACTGTCAATCTCTCTTTACCTGCCTGCAGCACAGGTAGTTGTATGCACATCCCTGGCATTCCACCTATATTATGTTAGCTTTAAATATCTTGCACTAGAATTGATTCAGGGTTGTCTCTGTATGTTTGTATGGTaggatgtttttaaatgttcagctGCATATAtcaccaaaacaaaataatgtgtATGTAGATGTGTCAATCCAATGACTATACTCATTTAATGTTctacataatttatatttacttcATGTTACTTGACATGTTAATGGGAGTCAGAATCAGATAATCTGTGCGCAGTGAAGTTCAGAGCACTGAGCTTTACTGAATGCTGCTGTAGCAGAAATAGAAGGTGTCACTTACCAATAACTGTGTCGTTATATATTCCTTTTTAAGTATGTAACTTCATTTTGCTGGATTCAATATATAAAGGAAGCAATGCAAGCCAAAGCCATAACAATAGCACAGCCTAAAAGGCTAAAAGTGCTGTTAGTGCACCGTGAAACTATGCGACAGGCTAGTTTTAAACAGCTTGGGTATGCAATACAGCTGTGAGGTTTCTCCTTTTCCTACTTTTAAATATTGTGTTCTTAAAAAGCTTTCCCATGTTTTGCGCTCTGTGAATCTACCTCCTTTTTTTAATCCAGAGTGCGAGTGATCCACAATTGCATGCATTTGACTGTGGCACTGCTTATTGTAATGTTTATGTATGACATTTATTATCCTTCAGTTTCccattatgaggaaaaaaaatggtatGCTTTAACAGAAAGCCATTTTCATGTTGTCAAAGTGGGCTTGCCTGGAACTATCTCCATGTATTGATGTATATCACTTAATCATGCTTTGAACTTATTTGCACAAGTATATGTTAACTTGTACCATGTTATACCttttcaccaaaaatgtttGGTGCTTGTAATCTTATGTAAATCAAATCCAGTGTTCCCAAAAGTTCCACAAAAAATAGCATTATTAGAGAAGGCAGATGTTGTCAGTTGTTTTGTCTAGGATCTCACttctgtttgcatgtgtgaagaGCTATACTTGTCTTTGACTGGTGAAGTTTCTCTAGCTGTAGCTCAAAGCTGCTCCGATGCAATACTATTCACTCAGTTCAATAGTAGGTACCCAGCCCGTGAGAATGAATAATGAAGGCAATCATATAGTGTATTTCACCTTGAGTGTGAAAATCAATGGTGGAGCTatggttatttattttaatacatctcaCTGAATGCAATATGGGGCAATGTTTGTGTTTGAGACAGGGAGTGGAGTAGGTCTCCCTATCTATGATTATTGCACTCGACCATGGAAATATATTCCATAAATGACTGTTATAAATAAACTGctatgaagaagaagaaaagattgTTGTTCTCTGATtgttaataatttataaaattattattatttatttaaaaagtgagaatatttagctaaaagtaatggataagcCGTTTAAAAGTTAGCTAAAGGTAGCTAACAGATACAGTGGAAATATTAAGCTAAAAGTAATTGATAAACTTAAATAGCTATTATTAGCTAAAAGTAGCTAACGAATAAACAGTGGGTatattaaactaaaataaattatcaaattGTTAACAGCTGTAAGTAGGTAATGCACAAACAGTGGAAACATTTAAGTGATGGATAAATTGTGGAAAAGTTAGCAAAAAGTTATGGTTAAAattgttagctaaaagtaattgATGAATGGTTAACATAGCTAGTTAGCCCAAAGCAATGGatacaaatagaaaataattataaaagtaACGGATACAACTTCCAGCTTCAATCTAAGTCAATCTATAGTAGTATAgttagtagtagtggtagtacgATTGCTAACTAAACTAACCTAAATATTGacagtgaaaaaatatttagcaATACTTATATTCAACGAATAGTGTTATTTCTGAAACATAGCCTTTGTTGGGAATTGATTAAGGGGTACATCTGACAGGGCAGTGGGGGTCAGTTCTTAGACCAAAAAGGTGGGAACCACTGATTAATTGTGTCTCAGTTTATGTGTCAattcaaaatgtgtcatttaaagtGCCAGACaggaaataactttttttttttattacaccaTGTGTAATCTTGTAAACAGCTGTGGAGGTCAACAATAAATTTTGCTTAATCCCACTTTGTGACCCCCTGTAGTGAAGTGTGGGGCTTAAAGCAAGGGAAGTGGCATCGGCTTATATAAACCTTGGAAAATAGTGTGCAGCAGGATTCACAAAGAACAGCAGACAAGAACAAATCGGAGAAACTTGCCTGTTTTATGAACAGAAGGTAAGAAATTCAGAATAGGCTCATGTTTGTAAATCTGAGATGTGTTGaaatttttgtctctttgtagttgttttgtgtctctgtggtcattttgcatctctgtatTCATGGTGAGTTACATTATGGcctatgtgtctctgtgtatatcttcagtctttttgtagtaatatgtgtctctttgtacttttacattacttggtgctcattttaagtctttctgGTTGGTGCAGTCTCTGTGAATGATACTTTGCAGGCTCTGTAGGCCAATACAGTAATCCGTCCATGGTGAGAACTTTGACAGTGTGTGGGGTTAAAGAAAttgtttaaaatacaaaaacatatgcTTATATATACAATGTTTTCCCCCTCAGAATGGCTACAACATCCTTTGCACTGTGGCTGCTACTTGTGGGGGCAGTCTTGCCACAGGGCTGCTGTCAGCACTGGTCATTTGGACTGAGCCCGGGAGGGAAGAGGGATCTGGACGGTCTTTCAGACACACTTGGGAGTGTAAGTGTTTTTCACTGTTACTTGGCTCCTCACTCTTTTCCTCAGCAGTAGTTGCTCCTCTTTCGTTTCTCCTTTTGCACATATTCATTGGGATGTTTTCTCTCTTAACAGCTAGTTGAAGGGTTTCCACACATGGACACACCCTGCAGTGTTTTTGGTTGTGCAGAGGAATCACCTTTTGCGGAAATCTACCGAACAAAAGGATTTCTTGTAAGTTTTGCTAATTTTTAGTTCtgcttttagttttttatgCTGGTGCatctatcatcatcatcatcatcatcatcatcatcatcatcatcatcatcgtcatcatcatcatcatcatcatgtatcaCAGGTTTAATCTTTTGTTCTCTTTCAGGGCAGTGTTACCGACAGGAAAAATGGTCACGGAACATATAAAAAATGATGATCACTTGATTCtacaataaatattatatttgcatATCACCATTGCCGTTGTTATTGCTTGACATGattcatattaaaaaatacaagctACCTACTCTCACCACCTGTCTTTCTCCTCTTTTATCTCAACCACTTCCTCTCCATCCATTCTATTGGAAAtagaaatatttctgttttttgtaacatAACAAGCCAAGGACTGGATCAACAAACAATGTGCAAATACATagtcacaaaaacaaacaaacaaacaaacaaaaaacccttGCCTTAAAATATGAGTTCCATATTCTCAAAATCCAGAGCAGACCTAAGAATCCTTTCTAAATATTTAGTCCTCTTCTTTTATGTAGCTTTCAGGCCTTCTTCACCTTTattttccttccctctctctccacaTCTTCTCTTTAATCCACCATCctgtcaaaattacaaaatattatGAAGGTTTTTCATGCAATGCACATATCATAGACACATAACTTATTTATCATCATAGAAACATACACAGTGATACAAAGCTTAGAATTAGCCAACAGATAAGTTCTAAATACTGAATAGATGCAAATGCAGATTTACATCAGAAAGTTTCACTGCATGTAGCAAGTCCTCAGAGCGACTAACAGACCTGCACAGACTCATTCAACTCACACTGTCACTCTGTCCCTACTTACTGTAACATTGGTATTTTTAAACACAATAGTTTTAGTGTTGAGGCAAACCAACACCACACATAATGTGACCTCCAGGACATGAACCACTGCACAGCAAGGGGTTAAATTCAGTTGAGCATCACTGTGAGTCTGAACTTTTCTTTAGAAGACCCAACAGTCAGGACTGATATTGTGTTACATATAATGCCACTGTCATATCCTTACTATCCTTACTTTACCTTTCTCCCCTCTCCCACCCATCTTTTCATTTACTTCCATCCAAATGTTgaacctctctgtctctctcccatcCACCTTTCCTCTGTCATCCTCCTTACTCCACCCCTCCGACCTCCCCCCTACACCTTCCTTACTTTACTTCTGCAtactttctatttcttttttctcatgTTACTTATTTTCCCGTCCACCTCACATCTCCCTCATCCTTCTGCCTGTACCTCTATCTATCATGAATGGAAGGCATGGCCTTCTCCCAAACTCTGTTTCCATCTTTCATGCTCCTCCTTctccactcctcctctcctccatctcctatGATTCACATCTCCATCTTTCCTGTGTTTCAGTTTCCCCTTCTATTTGCCTCATTacctctctcctccatctccctctctctctcccatcaCCTTTTCCTCTCCTTCATCTTTCTCCCTGTCCCCTCCACCTCCCACTCTCAATCCTTCATCTCCAACCTTCATCCCCATCTCCCACCTCTCCTCATCCACCATTTGAGCCCTCATTATCCTTCCATTTTCCTTCCTTTACTCCCCACACCTCCTCCCC
It contains:
- the LOC131974998 gene encoding progonadoliberin-1-like, which produces MNRRMATTSFALWLLLVGAVLPQGCCQHWSFGLSPGGKRDLDGLSDTLGSLVEGFPHMDTPCSVFGCAEESPFAEIYRTKGFLGSVTDRKNGHGTYKK